The Priestia megaterium NBRC 15308 = ATCC 14581 region GATGGCAGATACCATAATCCAAATGATAAGAACAAACAGCACAAGAGCAGCAAATCGGTGGGCAAAATGAATGCCCGTTGTTCCTGAAAGCTTTGGAATAAGAGTATTGCCGTAACAAGCAGGAAAGCTTGTACACGCTAAGCTTGCACCTTTGTGACGCACATATGCACCTAAATAAATATCGCAGTAGGTAAATATAAGCGTAAACCATGCGAGCCATCTAAATTTGCCTGTAACCGCTCCTTTAATAAAATGATCCGAACGATCCTTTTGAATAACAAATATTGAAAGTAAAAATACACCGGTAAACGCAATAAGCGAAAGACCGAAATGCAGTGCTAGCGCCTCAGCTGACTGAGGCCAGATAACTGCAGAAGCCCCGAGCAATGACTCGATAATGATAAATGCAATACTCATAATCGCTAAAATTTTCACTTCACGGTTTCTGCGATAACGAATCCAAGCCCAAATAGAAAATGCTAAAACAAGAAGACCTGCAAATGCGGTAATCAAACGATGCGTATATTCAATCATTGTTGCTACTGCGTATTCAGGTATTAACTGCCCGTTACACAATGGCCACTCGTTTCCGCACCCTAATCCAGATCCTGTGGTTGTGACCAGACTGCCGGCAATCATTAAAATAAACATAACAATCGTTGTAAATATAGCTGTTATTTTAAATAAATTTCTCATACGTTGACTCCCTTTGTTGAGTTACTAATTATGACTATAGATTTGATGAATACGATAGTCAAGTAGTAGAGCGTAATTAACAAATAACTGTCACAAACTCGCACATGTTTCCCTTAAATTTGATGTCAGAAAAGCTTTCTTTA contains the following coding sequences:
- a CDS encoding COX15/CtaA family protein encodes the protein MRNLFKITAIFTTIVMFILMIAGSLVTTTGSGLGCGNEWPLCNGQLIPEYAVATMIEYTHRLITAFAGLLVLAFSIWAWIRYRRNREVKILAIMSIAFIIIESLLGASAVIWPQSAEALALHFGLSLIAFTGVFLLSIFVIQKDRSDHFIKGAVTGKFRWLAWFTLIFTYCDIYLGAYVRHKGASLACTSFPACYGNTLIPKLSGTTGIHFAHRFAALVLFVLIIWIMVSAIKQYKETRRDIYYASIIAVALTIAQIFSGIFVVMSRLNVFATLSHSAFITALFATLSYICVQTLKGRRH